A region of Leishmania mexicana MHOM/GT/2001/U1103 complete genome, chromosome 8 DNA encodes the following proteins:
- a CDS encoding cofilin-like protein translates to MAISGVTLEDNVRCAIDDLRMKKSRYVIMCIGADGKKIEVTEVGERSVNYADLKETFSTEKPCYVAFDFEYNDAGSKREKLILIQWIPDTAKPREKMMYSSSRDALSAVSEGYLPIQANDESGLDAEEIVRKVKLHRSV, encoded by the coding sequence ATGGCGATATCTGGTGTTACGCTCGAGGATAACGTCCGCTGCGCGATTGATGATCTGCGCATGAAGAAGAGCCGCTATGTCATCATGTGCATCGGGGCGGACGGGAAGAAGATTGAGGTGACAGAGGTTGGTGAGCGCAGCGTGAATTACGCTGATTTAAAGGAAACGTTTTCGACGGAGAAGCCGTGCTACGTGGCCTTCGACTTTGAGTATAACGACGCCGGGTCGAAGCGCGAGAAGCTTATCCTCATTCAATGGATCCCCGACACTGCGAAGCCGCGCGAAAAGATGATGTACAGTTCGAGTCGAGATGCTCTGAGCGCTGTGTCGGAGGGCTACCTCCCAATCCAGGCGAACGATGAATCCGGGTTGGATGCCGAAGAAATCGTCCGCAAGGTGAAACTCCATCGTAGCGTGtaa